A genomic segment from bacterium BMS3Abin14 encodes:
- the btrJ gene encoding [Butirosin acyl-carrier protein]--L-glutamate ligase: MDDPFSAEPALDPKKYYFLYIGEIKALGLNRFMRGPMEIRSGKSADFIAVVPDVLARYPGGNIVVVNSAAREARERTGRLHNVRISGGMFAREVSRDRRVLALVDRLVNAQGELFINMFESRPELAFADGNQVKLLGPDPDLALTLNSKLRQYGMAMELGIPVPSGGVSRSLDEAVEIAEGFFADGRKTFVTGEYSAAGANSIVASNAAEIRSRFKSTNGNLLVTHFVEHEYDPTVLGIVAGPEDVYIASIADQNIEGTRFKGSTYPTVLPDRCVKDLKEMTRELGQHLGALGYRGAFGCDFIVDQGGRICFIEINARKQGTTMETTLTMKHHLPGHPYFPELEYYAVVDGKFPEGVLEMDSRGDGLCWGTYNLKVPGDVEVLSDLPVPMDQAEFFARVADGSAGENFIVVDHVGAGVLLHSGGFLGRVIAASTSADKVREALKDGVEMVAETCGNELI; encoded by the coding sequence ATGGACGATCCATTCTCAGCTGAGCCTGCGCTCGACCCGAAAAAATATTATTTCCTCTACATCGGTGAAATCAAGGCGTTGGGTCTGAATCGCTTTATGCGCGGCCCTATGGAGATCCGCAGTGGGAAATCCGCGGACTTCATCGCTGTGGTGCCGGATGTCCTTGCAAGGTACCCCGGGGGTAACATCGTAGTGGTTAATTCCGCGGCTCGCGAGGCCCGGGAGAGGACCGGTCGGCTCCACAACGTCCGAATTTCCGGCGGGATGTTCGCCAGAGAGGTTAGCCGGGACCGGCGGGTACTTGCTCTAGTGGACAGGCTGGTAAATGCTCAGGGAGAGCTTTTCATCAACATGTTCGAGTCCAGGCCTGAGTTGGCATTTGCCGATGGGAATCAGGTGAAACTCCTGGGGCCGGATCCTGATCTGGCTCTGACACTCAACAGCAAACTGAGACAATACGGGATGGCCATGGAGCTGGGTATCCCTGTCCCTTCCGGTGGGGTTTCCCGATCCCTGGATGAAGCCGTTGAAATTGCGGAGGGATTCTTCGCCGATGGCCGGAAGACCTTTGTAACCGGGGAGTACAGCGCGGCGGGGGCCAATTCCATAGTCGCCTCAAACGCCGCGGAGATAAGGTCGCGATTCAAAAGTACCAATGGGAATCTGCTTGTTACCCATTTTGTGGAGCACGAATATGACCCGACCGTTCTCGGTATTGTAGCCGGCCCTGAGGATGTTTACATTGCCTCCATAGCGGATCAGAACATCGAAGGGACCAGGTTCAAGGGGTCAACCTATCCCACCGTACTCCCCGACAGGTGTGTGAAGGATCTCAAGGAGATGACCAGGGAACTGGGACAGCACCTGGGAGCGCTGGGATACAGGGGGGCCTTCGGCTGCGACTTCATTGTGGATCAGGGCGGCCGCATCTGTTTTATCGAGATCAATGCCCGAAAACAGGGGACCACAATGGAGACGACGCTCACGATGAAGCACCATCTTCCCGGCCACCCCTATTTCCCGGAATTGGAATATTACGCGGTGGTTGACGGCAAGTTCCCGGAGGGGGTGCTTGAGATGGATTCACGAGGGGATGGGCTGTGCTGGGGGACATACAATCTCAAGGTCCCCGGGGACGTTGAGGTTCTCTCCGATCTTCCCGTTCCCATGGATCAGGCCGAGTTTTTCGCCCGGGTTGCCGACGGATCCGCCGGGGAGAACTTTATAGTGGTGGATCACGTGGGCGCGGGCGTCCTGCTCCACTCGGGAGGATTTCTGGGAAGGGTCATCGCGGCATCAACCAGTGCCGACAAGGTGAGGGAAGCCTTGAAGGATGGTGTTGAGATGGTCGCCGAAACCTGCGGGAATGAACTGATCTGA
- the cpg2 gene encoding carboxypeptidase G2 precursor: MAEKRSSNSQASLVTAAVEGLREEIFSFLKSAVDVNSHSRNPAGINRVGQMVVDLMPHCLEHRVVVDGKGVNHHIFSNRSDNDSPVALVGHLDTVFPPDSPFQNFSDLGDRFQGPGTADMKGGIAVLVFALRVLDDLGWLSDIPLRCMINGDEEIGSPHSEALIREMAKGAACGLVFECGGLKGEMVSARRGIRRYKLTVTGQARHAGVKGGPKASALVELSRIILALEDLNNAEAGVSVNVGRLFGGTATNIVPDYAEAYFETRFWDTEEEKQVVARIEEVAGEASTPGCSTELRCHHQRPAGRWVDGQDDLQALVSESADSLGQVISFEKRGGASDMNFLTDEGVPALDGLGPVGDRDHTRDEFIFKESLIDRTALTVLTLANFCTRPLPSI, from the coding sequence ATGGCAGAGAAAAGAAGCTCAAACTCGCAGGCATCACTTGTAACAGCGGCGGTCGAAGGGCTCCGGGAGGAGATTTTCAGCTTTCTAAAGTCTGCTGTCGATGTCAACAGCCATTCCCGCAATCCGGCCGGCATCAACCGTGTGGGGCAAATGGTCGTGGATCTCATGCCCCACTGTCTGGAACACAGGGTTGTTGTCGACGGGAAAGGCGTCAATCATCACATCTTTTCCAACCGTTCAGATAATGACAGCCCTGTGGCGCTTGTGGGCCATCTCGACACGGTCTTTCCGCCAGATTCCCCGTTCCAGAATTTTTCCGACCTGGGGGACAGATTTCAGGGACCCGGCACGGCCGACATGAAGGGTGGAATAGCAGTGTTGGTCTTTGCCCTGCGGGTACTGGATGATTTGGGATGGTTGTCGGACATTCCGCTGCGCTGCATGATAAACGGGGATGAGGAAATAGGCTCTCCCCACTCCGAGGCGCTCATCAGGGAGATGGCGAAGGGGGCTGCCTGCGGCCTTGTCTTCGAGTGCGGCGGTCTAAAGGGGGAGATGGTCAGCGCCCGCCGGGGGATCAGGCGGTATAAACTTACGGTCACCGGGCAGGCCCGCCACGCCGGGGTCAAGGGTGGACCCAAAGCCAGCGCACTCGTGGAGCTGTCACGAATTATTCTCGCGCTGGAAGATCTTAACAACGCCGAGGCCGGGGTCTCGGTCAACGTGGGGCGTCTTTTCGGGGGAACGGCCACCAATATCGTCCCCGATTACGCGGAAGCGTATTTTGAAACCCGCTTCTGGGATACGGAAGAGGAAAAACAGGTAGTGGCGCGGATCGAGGAAGTAGCAGGCGAGGCCTCGACCCCCGGATGTTCGACAGAACTCAGATGCCACCATCAGAGACCCGCCGGCCGGTGGGTTGACGGTCAGGACGATCTCCAAGCCCTGGTGTCAGAGTCGGCCGACTCTCTTGGCCAGGTTATCAGCTTTGAGAAGAGAGGTGGCGCCTCCGACATGAATTTTCTGACCGATGAAGGTGTTCCTGCCCTGGACGGCCTGGGGCCGGTGGGAGACCGGGACCATACCCGGGATGAATTCATCTTCAAGGAGTCCCTCATCGATCGCACAGCCCTTACCGTACTGACGCTGGCCAATTTCTGCACCCGGCCCCTCCCTTCCATATAA